The following proteins are encoded in a genomic region of Opitutaceae bacterium:
- the nuoH gene encoding NADH-quinone oxidoreductase subunit NuoH, translating into MNPEDAFLERLPLEARAVVLSLFPEVLRPWVAALLAVVSILAAFGLFFAFLTLLERKTLARIQNRPGPNRTGPGGVLQPFADAIKMITKEDIVPAAADKLLHFLAPVVLVAFSLLTFAVIPYGRTLVALDIDAGVLFFFAAGAGTELAIFMAGWSSRNKYALIAAMRALAQLISYELPLLLSFVPVILATGSLRPMTIVEAQGGWTWGVLPHWHVFTPWGAVGFAIFLVAALSESNRSPFDLPEAESELIAGHLTEYSGFKYALFFMAEYFGMTALAGLGVTLFLGGWQAPLPLLQFVPSYAWFGIKLLGVILLFMWVRGTTPRLRIDQLMRLAWKFLSPLALFNLGAAIFWVATDAWSFTGSVGVRWALCGVLVVVPFILIGRALSKGLGPRTYRLVP; encoded by the coding sequence ATGAACCCTGAAGACGCCTTTCTGGAGCGCCTCCCCCTCGAGGCGCGGGCGGTGGTGCTTTCACTCTTCCCGGAAGTCCTTCGCCCGTGGGTGGCCGCGTTGCTCGCAGTAGTGTCCATTCTGGCCGCGTTCGGACTCTTCTTCGCATTCCTCACACTCCTCGAACGCAAGACGCTCGCCAGAATCCAGAATCGGCCCGGACCCAATCGGACCGGCCCGGGGGGCGTTCTCCAGCCCTTTGCCGATGCGATCAAGATGATCACGAAGGAGGACATTGTGCCCGCCGCTGCGGACAAGCTCCTGCATTTTCTGGCGCCGGTCGTGCTGGTCGCTTTCTCACTTCTGACCTTTGCGGTGATCCCCTATGGACGCACGCTTGTCGCGCTGGATATTGACGCGGGTGTGCTCTTCTTCTTCGCGGCCGGCGCGGGAACGGAACTTGCGATCTTCATGGCCGGCTGGTCGAGCCGCAACAAGTACGCGCTGATCGCCGCGATGCGTGCGCTTGCGCAGCTGATCAGTTACGAACTGCCGCTGCTGCTTTCCTTCGTGCCGGTGATTTTGGCCACCGGGTCGCTCAGGCCCATGACAATTGTCGAGGCGCAGGGTGGCTGGACGTGGGGCGTGCTTCCCCACTGGCATGTTTTCACCCCCTGGGGCGCGGTGGGCTTTGCGATCTTCCTCGTTGCCGCCTTGTCCGAGTCAAACCGCTCACCGTTTGATCTCCCAGAAGCTGAGAGCGAACTCATCGCCGGACACCTCACGGAGTATTCAGGTTTCAAATACGCACTGTTCTTCATGGCGGAGTACTTCGGCATGACGGCTCTCGCCGGGCTCGGGGTGACCCTTTTCCTCGGTGGCTGGCAGGCGCCACTGCCGTTGCTCCAGTTTGTCCCGTCCTATGCCTGGTTCGGCATCAAGCTGCTCGGCGTGATCTTGCTTTTCATGTGGGTGCGCGGCACCACGCCGCGACTCCGGATCGACCAGTTGATGAGGCTCGCCTGGAAGTTCCTCTCGCCCCTTGCCTTGTTCAATCTCGGTGCCGCCATTTTCTGGGTCGCAACAGACGCCTGGAGTTTCACCGGATCGGTTGGCGTGCGATGGGCGCTCTGCGGAGTGTTGGTGGTGGTTCCCTTTATCCTCATTGGCCGGGCGCTCTCGAAGGGCCTCGGTCCACGTACTTATCGCCTCGTCCCATGA
- the nuoB gene encoding NADH-quinone oxidoreductase subunit NuoB translates to MSDASQVTQSDRDEMRRNGILVTSIQEIYNWGRSHSVWPLQFGLACCAIEMIAASMAKYDIARFGSEVFRPSPRQADLLIVSGTVTKKMAPQVVRIWNLMPEPKFCIAMGACAISGGPFKQGYNVLKGIDRFLPVDLYIPGCPPRPEALLHGLIELQKRIGKEPMRTSRLSPAAGDSPAKTYVLPEFGEHDIVPPCNPAIWKAPELTGLDRT, encoded by the coding sequence ATGAGCGACGCTTCCCAGGTGACACAATCGGATCGCGACGAAATGCGACGCAACGGGATACTCGTGACGAGCATCCAGGAGATCTATAACTGGGGCCGCAGCCATTCCGTGTGGCCGCTGCAGTTTGGCCTTGCCTGCTGCGCGATTGAAATGATCGCCGCATCGATGGCGAAGTATGACATCGCACGCTTCGGCTCCGAAGTGTTCCGCCCGTCCCCGCGTCAGGCCGACCTGCTGATTGTCTCGGGGACCGTGACGAAAAAGATGGCGCCGCAGGTGGTGCGAATCTGGAACCTGATGCCCGAGCCAAAATTCTGCATCGCAATGGGCGCCTGCGCCATCTCTGGCGGCCCCTTCAAGCAGGGCTACAATGTGCTCAAAGGCATTGACCGGTTCCTCCCGGTGGACCTTTACATCCCGGGATGTCCGCCTCGTCCTGAGGCGCTCCTGCACGGGTTGATTGAACTGCAGAAGCGCATCGGCAAGGAGCCAATGCGTACCTCCAGACTTTCCCCTGCCGCGGGCGATTCACCTGCGAAGACCTACGTGTTACCTGAGTTTGGCGAGCACGACATTGTGCCTCCCTGCAACCCGGCGATTTGGAAGGCACCGGAGTTAACCGGCCTCGACCGCACTTAA
- a CDS encoding 4Fe-4S dicluster domain-containing protein has product MLGSGVIQGLLVTARNALGSLRGDPGRHVTVEYPEKRAEIPAAFRSFPFLVTDGTGADDGLRCVACKMCESECPAQCLYVVMDRDEKGKPAKRPKVFDLDISVCMGCGICTEVCPFDSIKMDKVYEIAGRDRFHGFVLKKEQLAKTNSYYHQIRPEEAAEVDARLAEEKRLAEEKAKAAAAKAAAAAAAKAAGSQSAA; this is encoded by the coding sequence ATGCTCGGTTCCGGAGTTATTCAAGGTTTGCTCGTCACCGCGAGAAATGCACTCGGGAGCCTCCGTGGAGACCCGGGCCGGCATGTCACCGTGGAGTATCCGGAGAAGCGTGCGGAGATTCCCGCGGCTTTCAGGTCCTTTCCGTTCCTCGTGACAGACGGCACGGGAGCGGATGACGGCCTGCGGTGCGTAGCCTGCAAGATGTGCGAATCCGAGTGCCCGGCGCAGTGCCTGTACGTGGTGATGGACCGGGACGAGAAAGGGAAGCCAGCGAAACGGCCCAAGGTGTTCGACCTGGATATCTCCGTGTGCATGGGCTGCGGCATCTGTACGGAGGTGTGTCCCTTTGATTCGATCAAGATGGACAAGGTGTACGAGATTGCGGGTAGGGATCGCTTTCACGGTTTTGTCCTGAAGAAGGAGCAACTCGCCAAGACGAATTCCTATTACCACCAGATTCGCCCCGAGGAGGCGGCGGAGGTGGATGCCCGCCTGGCCGAGGAGAAGCGCCTGGCAGAGGAAAAAGCCAAAGCGGCGGCAGCGAAGGCCGCGGCGGCTGCAGCAGCCAAGGCTGCCGGGAGCCAGTCGGCCGCATGA
- a CDS encoding NADH-quinone oxidoreductase subunit J, with protein sequence MNSIGLLAMALLAVVTSLVALTRRSLIHGGLMLVVGWMAIAGFYFVTGAEFVALAQMLVYVGAVSMVVLFAVVLTRPAEEQLATPTGESAWRALSGIACAAPLLGMILACAGTIAASQPVRVPFVSVREIGLALMERHAPALLLVGVILTAALIGAVLLAAPEEKEDAK encoded by the coding sequence ATGAACTCCATCGGTCTTCTTGCGATGGCCCTGCTTGCCGTTGTCACCTCCCTGGTCGCGCTGACCCGGAGGAGCCTGATCCATGGCGGCTTGATGCTTGTGGTGGGCTGGATGGCGATCGCCGGCTTCTATTTTGTGACGGGTGCCGAGTTCGTCGCGCTCGCCCAGATGCTCGTGTACGTCGGAGCGGTCTCGATGGTGGTGCTGTTCGCCGTCGTGCTCACGCGTCCTGCCGAGGAGCAATTGGCAACGCCGACAGGTGAGAGTGCATGGCGGGCGTTGTCAGGGATTGCCTGTGCGGCGCCACTTCTTGGGATGATTCTCGCCTGCGCGGGAACGATCGCCGCGAGCCAACCGGTTCGCGTGCCATTTGTCAGCGTTCGTGAGATTGGCCTGGCGTTGATGGAACGTCATGCGCCGGCGCTGCTGCTCGTCGGTGTGATCCTCACCGCTGCCTTGATCGGAGCTGTCCTTCTTGCGGCGCCGGAAGAGAAGGAGGACGCCAAATGA
- a CDS encoding NADH-quinone oxidoreductase subunit M, whose protein sequence is MNLLPYTIYLSFAGAAASFACGRNHGRARWVAVTTTVLGLVAALAGWLGTPIGEAGRDLVNMPWIAGLGIRYHLSVDGLSLVLVALTGFASVAGVLMSWKIQDDANEFFALYLLLIGGVYGVFLSADAFVFFVFYEIAIVPKYFLIVKWGSTRREYGAMKLVLYSFVGSALVLAGMLWAYGAGGAQGFGLSQLMQGHYSEGEQIGMFALVFFGFAVLAGLFPFHNWAPTGHVAAPTAASMLLAGVVMKLGAYGCLRVGIPLFPAGFAFWAPVIGWLAVAGILYAGLVALVQEDLKFVIGYSSVSHMGFVMLGLAVGNVRGASGAVLQMISHGLIAGLLFAIAGGMIYERTHTRKLAELSSLPLHRQMPGIAALFVVAGLASMGMPGFSGFPAELAILVGAWKYSPAMAVSAALGVAIAAAFTLRVVQKSCFARSGEAEEAGNGGDEPAFEGRMTTPERVAAFLLVVGVIWLGFNPDLVLDRVIPVLEAPAFQAVLKGVSP, encoded by the coding sequence ATGAATCTGTTGCCCTATACGATCTACCTTTCGTTCGCGGGCGCCGCCGCCTCTTTTGCCTGCGGCAGGAACCACGGACGCGCCCGTTGGGTGGCCGTGACGACGACGGTGCTCGGACTTGTTGCCGCCCTTGCGGGTTGGCTGGGCACCCCAATTGGCGAGGCGGGTCGTGACTTGGTTAACATGCCCTGGATTGCGGGCCTCGGAATCCGCTATCACCTCTCGGTAGATGGATTGAGCCTGGTGCTTGTCGCGCTCACTGGTTTCGCCTCCGTCGCTGGTGTCCTGATGTCCTGGAAAATCCAGGACGATGCCAACGAGTTCTTCGCGCTGTACCTTTTGCTGATTGGCGGGGTGTACGGTGTGTTCCTAAGCGCAGACGCCTTCGTGTTCTTCGTGTTCTACGAGATCGCGATTGTGCCCAAGTACTTCCTGATCGTGAAGTGGGGTTCGACGCGTCGCGAGTATGGAGCGATGAAGCTCGTGTTGTATTCGTTTGTCGGCTCCGCCCTCGTTCTCGCGGGGATGCTCTGGGCCTACGGTGCCGGTGGAGCACAGGGGTTCGGATTGAGTCAACTGATGCAGGGGCACTATTCTGAAGGTGAGCAGATCGGCATGTTTGCGCTGGTGTTTTTTGGATTCGCCGTGCTGGCGGGTCTGTTCCCGTTTCACAATTGGGCTCCCACGGGTCACGTCGCTGCACCCACTGCGGCATCGATGCTGCTCGCCGGTGTCGTCATGAAGCTCGGTGCCTACGGTTGCCTGCGTGTGGGCATTCCGCTTTTTCCGGCGGGGTTTGCTTTCTGGGCGCCTGTGATTGGCTGGCTGGCTGTGGCCGGCATCCTCTATGCGGGCCTCGTTGCGCTCGTTCAGGAAGACCTGAAGTTCGTGATCGGCTACTCCAGCGTCAGCCACATGGGCTTTGTGATGCTCGGCCTGGCCGTGGGAAATGTTCGCGGTGCTTCCGGTGCCGTCCTCCAGATGATCTCGCACGGCTTGATCGCCGGTCTCCTCTTTGCAATCGCCGGTGGAATGATTTATGAGCGGACGCACACCCGAAAGCTTGCGGAACTTTCGTCGCTTCCCCTTCACAGGCAAATGCCCGGGATTGCAGCGCTCTTTGTCGTGGCAGGACTTGCCTCGATGGGAATGCCTGGGTTTTCGGGCTTCCCGGCCGAACTCGCAATTCTTGTTGGCGCTTGGAAGTACTCGCCAGCTATGGCCGTGTCCGCCGCGTTGGGAGTCGCGATTGCGGCAGCGTTCACACTGCGTGTCGTGCAGAAGAGCTGTTTCGCGCGAAGCGGGGAGGCCGAGGAGGCTGGCAACGGGGGTGATGAACCGGCTTTCGAAGGACGAATGACCACACCAGAACGCGTCGCCGCCTTCCTCTTGGTCGTTGGCGTGATCTGGCTCGGATTCAACCCGGACCTGGTGCTTGACCGGGTGATACCGGTACTTGAGGCACCCGCGTTTCAGGCCGTGCTGAAAGGAGTCTCGCCATGA
- the nuoL gene encoding NADH-quinone oxidoreductase subunit L: MSLPIELLWLIPALPLAASLFTTFLKREASGLAGILSIGAMILAFVLSIGALGSVLGGGDGFREVHALTWFQAGAVSVKVGWLLDSLTALMLVMVTFVGTLIFVFSYGYMADDPRRGRFFAFLGLFAGGMLGLVISNSLLLLFMCWEVIGLASFLLIGFWHHKPSAVTAAKKAFITTRIGDVGFLLGLVWLHNATGTTLLYDAGAGCLEAGGMSVLGATACGGLALSTCISLLLFCGAVGKSGQFPLHVWLPDAMEGPTPVSALIHAATLVAAGVFLMARIAPMLALDQTVAGVSLHASTVVTLVGAVTALLGAVIAVGQSDIKRILAFSTVSQLGYMMVAVGVGAWTAAIFHLLTHAFFKALLFLGSGSVIHASHHEQDIRHLGGLATKMRVTFVTFAVGTCALTGVPFLFSGFWSKESVLHAAHGWPVSHVPFAMLLVGVLLTSFYMTRLVAEVFFGHSRGGGHGEHEAHENGPVMTIPLALLALATVAISVVGSSAFPWLEAFLAGEKASFDLHALSHGGLLMWLSILIVGFGLACGWVVYGRNPRAAAGDPDPIEAKLPTVFSALRARLGFDELYQATFGRLLSACVVLIDGFDRFVIGAAVKGTGALGRLAGASQQEIEDQVVDGGAAGFGDLFRRFAAKYSQAQSGSVQGYLRVAVLGFAVVAAALLWGGAR; this comes from the coding sequence ATGAGTCTCCCCATCGAACTCCTCTGGTTGATTCCGGCCCTGCCGCTGGCGGCGTCGCTTTTCACCACCTTCCTGAAGCGGGAGGCCTCTGGGCTGGCAGGCATTCTTTCCATCGGCGCAATGATCCTGGCATTTGTCCTCTCAATCGGGGCGCTGGGATCGGTGCTTGGGGGAGGGGACGGGTTTCGCGAGGTCCACGCGCTGACGTGGTTCCAAGCTGGTGCAGTCTCGGTCAAGGTCGGCTGGCTACTCGATTCGCTGACGGCGCTCATGCTGGTCATGGTGACCTTCGTTGGCACCCTCATCTTTGTCTTCAGCTATGGGTACATGGCGGACGACCCTCGCCGGGGTCGCTTCTTTGCCTTCCTGGGCCTTTTCGCAGGTGGCATGCTGGGACTGGTCATTTCAAACAGCCTGCTGCTGCTCTTCATGTGCTGGGAAGTGATCGGCCTCGCTTCGTTCCTGCTGATTGGCTTTTGGCATCACAAACCCTCTGCGGTAACCGCTGCGAAAAAGGCATTCATCACGACGCGCATCGGTGACGTCGGGTTCTTGCTCGGCCTTGTCTGGCTGCACAACGCGACGGGCACAACGCTGCTCTACGATGCCGGCGCCGGATGCCTTGAGGCTGGAGGGATGTCGGTGCTTGGTGCGACGGCTTGCGGCGGCCTGGCGCTGTCCACCTGCATCAGCTTGCTCCTCTTTTGCGGTGCGGTGGGAAAATCCGGTCAATTCCCGCTTCATGTGTGGCTGCCGGACGCAATGGAGGGCCCTACGCCTGTCAGCGCGCTCATCCATGCGGCAACGCTGGTCGCGGCAGGTGTGTTTCTCATGGCGAGAATTGCCCCGATGCTGGCCTTGGACCAGACAGTTGCGGGAGTTTCGCTGCATGCCTCGACAGTGGTCACCTTGGTCGGCGCGGTGACGGCGTTGCTCGGCGCGGTGATTGCCGTGGGCCAAAGCGACATCAAACGCATTCTCGCATTTTCCACGGTTTCGCAACTCGGCTATATGATGGTGGCTGTCGGGGTGGGGGCATGGACCGCAGCGATCTTCCATCTGTTGACGCACGCCTTCTTCAAGGCGCTTCTCTTCCTTGGCTCCGGCTCGGTCATTCACGCCAGCCACCACGAGCAGGATATCCGGCACCTGGGAGGCCTTGCCACCAAGATGCGCGTGACGTTTGTCACTTTCGCGGTGGGTACCTGTGCCCTCACTGGGGTCCCGTTCCTCTTTTCAGGCTTCTGGAGCAAGGAGTCGGTTCTGCATGCCGCGCATGGCTGGCCCGTCTCGCATGTGCCTTTTGCGATGCTTCTGGTCGGCGTGCTGCTCACCTCCTTCTACATGACCCGGCTGGTTGCCGAGGTGTTTTTTGGCCATTCGCGCGGGGGCGGACATGGCGAACATGAGGCGCATGAGAACGGACCTGTCATGACCATTCCACTGGCGCTCCTGGCGCTGGCGACTGTGGCGATCAGCGTGGTGGGTAGTTCCGCCTTTCCCTGGCTTGAGGCATTCCTCGCTGGCGAGAAGGCAAGCTTTGACCTTCATGCCCTTTCCCATGGAGGCCTGCTGATGTGGCTCTCAATCCTCATTGTGGGATTCGGCCTTGCCTGCGGCTGGGTTGTTTATGGGCGCAACCCGCGCGCGGCAGCAGGGGACCCGGATCCCATTGAGGCCAAACTTCCCACGGTATTCTCGGCGCTCCGGGCGCGTTTGGGTTTCGACGAGCTCTACCAGGCGACATTCGGCCGGCTGCTCTCGGCCTGCGTCGTGCTCATCGATGGATTTGACCGCTTTGTCATTGGTGCTGCAGTCAAAGGGACAGGCGCGTTGGGGCGACTCGCGGGGGCGTCCCAACAGGAGATCGAGGATCAGGTCGTGGACGGCGGTGCCGCCGGCTTTGGCGACCTGTTCCGAAGATTCGCCGCGAAGTACAGCCAGGCGCAGAGTGGAAGCGTCCAGGGGTACCTGCGCGTCGCGGTCCTAGGATTCGCCGTAGTGGCAGCAGCACTACTTTGGGGAGGTGCCCGATGA
- the nuoK gene encoding NADH-quinone oxidoreductase subunit NuoK yields MNPLTLCIGLSAVLFCIGLAAALSRSGAIFVLLGVELMLNAANVNLVGFWRYGPHAGSVEPLLFVLFAIAVAAAEAAVGLALVIAVHRRLKTVKLSEANQLKG; encoded by the coding sequence ATGAACCCGCTCACGCTCTGCATCGGCCTCTCTGCCGTCCTTTTCTGCATTGGTCTTGCAGCCGCTCTTTCCCGCTCAGGCGCGATCTTCGTGCTACTCGGTGTGGAGTTGATGCTGAACGCTGCCAACGTCAACCTCGTCGGGTTCTGGCGGTACGGGCCCCATGCCGGCTCGGTCGAACCGCTCCTGTTTGTGCTGTTCGCGATCGCAGTCGCCGCAGCAGAGGCTGCTGTCGGACTCGCGCTGGTCATCGCAGTGCACCGCCGGTTGAAGACGGTGAAGCTCTCGGAGGCGAACCAATTGAAGGGCTGA
- a CDS encoding NADH-quinone oxidoreductase subunit M encodes MSSVPWLTLLLFLPWMGALVIGLSSGLTPAMRERLTLAYSLSTLLLSIVLLAGGTGGARVERYEWMRGLNVDYHLSADGVSLLMVLLCGLVAPASYLASSAEQRASRGYSGWFLALQGSAIGVFLAQDFVLWFLFWELSLVPAFFLVKGWGGKERSAAAYQFFTYTMVGSAFMLVAFAALYAVAGTMDFGELAALSREGVLAPTLGAAMPWVFVGVLLGVAVKAPLFPLHSWLPSTYREAPSGTTMFLSGVLSKMGVYGFVRILAPIFPVQLHAVAPILLGLAVAGALLGAFAALGQKDLKRMAAYCSLNHVSYCLMALFALYAGSAPAAVSQAAAAGLFLQMFNHGISAPALFLFVAVIETRSGGERDLNAFGGLRARAPWLAGLAGVAVFSSLGLPGLNGFVGEYLIFSGVMGHAAWAAFAAAPALLVTAIFLLRSYQAVFGGPVAGASFRVSDVTGRDRLLLAGFAAAMLVLGLAPQLVTSLVNPHILSWLGGMP; translated from the coding sequence ATGAGTTCCGTGCCCTGGTTAACCTTGCTTCTGTTCCTTCCCTGGATGGGTGCGCTTGTGATAGGCCTTTCTTCGGGCTTAACGCCGGCAATGCGTGAGCGGCTGACCCTCGCGTACAGCCTGAGCACCCTGCTCCTTTCGATCGTTCTTCTCGCCGGCGGAACGGGCGGTGCCCGGGTGGAGCGATATGAATGGATGCGCGGGCTGAATGTCGATTATCACCTCAGCGCCGATGGAGTGAGCCTCCTGATGGTCCTTCTGTGTGGTTTGGTGGCGCCTGCTTCCTACCTGGCGTCGAGTGCCGAGCAGCGGGCTTCACGGGGTTACTCCGGCTGGTTCCTTGCGCTTCAAGGCAGTGCAATCGGAGTGTTTCTCGCACAGGACTTTGTCCTCTGGTTCCTGTTTTGGGAGCTAAGCCTCGTTCCCGCCTTCTTCCTTGTCAAAGGGTGGGGTGGCAAGGAGCGCTCGGCTGCTGCGTATCAGTTCTTCACCTACACGATGGTGGGCAGCGCCTTCATGCTCGTGGCATTCGCCGCGCTCTATGCCGTGGCTGGAACGATGGATTTTGGCGAACTGGCCGCGCTTTCGCGGGAAGGCGTGCTTGCGCCCACGCTGGGTGCCGCCATGCCGTGGGTGTTCGTGGGTGTCTTGCTGGGGGTCGCCGTCAAAGCCCCGCTTTTTCCGCTGCACAGCTGGCTTCCCTCGACCTACCGTGAGGCTCCTTCCGGAACGACGATGTTTCTCTCGGGGGTGCTTTCCAAAATGGGCGTTTACGGATTTGTCCGCATCCTCGCGCCGATCTTCCCGGTGCAGTTGCATGCAGTCGCTCCGATTCTCCTGGGCCTCGCGGTTGCGGGTGCACTTCTCGGTGCCTTTGCCGCCCTGGGCCAGAAGGACCTCAAACGCATGGCGGCCTATTGCTCGCTTAATCACGTGAGTTACTGCCTGATGGCCCTCTTCGCGCTTTATGCCGGTTCGGCACCAGCCGCTGTCTCACAGGCTGCGGCTGCCGGACTCTTTCTGCAGATGTTCAACCATGGCATCTCGGCGCCCGCGTTGTTCCTCTTCGTCGCCGTCATTGAAACTCGTTCGGGCGGGGAACGGGATTTGAATGCCTTTGGAGGCCTGCGAGCTCGTGCCCCTTGGTTGGCTGGGCTTGCCGGGGTGGCTGTGTTCAGCTCCCTGGGTTTGCCGGGGTTGAACGGATTCGTCGGCGAGTACCTGATTTTCTCGGGCGTGATGGGGCATGCCGCGTGGGCTGCCTTTGCGGCGGCGCCGGCCCTGCTGGTGACCGCCATCTTCCTGTTGCGATCCTACCAGGCAGTTTTTGGAGGACCCGTGGCGGGCGCATCATTTCGAGTCTCGGATGTGACGGGCCGTGATCGCCTCCTGCTTGCCGGATTCGCCGCAGCGATGCTGGTCTTGGGACTTGCCCCACAGTTGGTCACCTCTCTCGTGAACCCGCATATCCTGAGCTGGCTGGGAGGAATGCCATGA
- a CDS encoding NADH-quinone oxidoreductase subunit D: MNTVADLFSENTGFREGDLLELSMGPHHPSTHGVFRMNVTLDGERVVRLKPVFGYLHRNHEKIAEGNSYLAAMPYTDRLDYLAGMTNNWAYAHAVEKLCGVEVPVRAEYLRVILAELTRIQNHACLCGFLVQDLGASGTPLMYAFREREKVLDLFEAISGSRMMGNFQRFGGCREDAKPEWLAAVAKLVAEFPSFLDEFEELLAGNEIILSRTQGIGVMKADQAVNAGVTGPVLRSTGVAHDLRKVDRYGVYSRFEFSVPVGAHGDTYDRYMVRLLECRESLKILAQALKDIPDGPVLDPKAKQKGLRPKAGEAYGRIEGPKGEIGFYLISDGGPNPYRFRIRPPSLINLTLLEDICLGQTLADAVAVLGSIDIVLGEVDR; this comes from the coding sequence ATGAACACCGTTGCAGATCTTTTTTCCGAGAACACGGGCTTCCGTGAAGGTGACCTCCTGGAGTTGTCGATGGGCCCCCATCACCCGTCGACTCACGGTGTCTTCCGGATGAATGTGACGCTCGACGGCGAGCGCGTGGTCAGGCTTAAGCCGGTGTTTGGTTACCTTCACCGGAACCATGAGAAGATTGCCGAGGGCAACAGCTACCTCGCTGCAATGCCCTACACCGACCGACTTGATTACCTCGCCGGCATGACCAACAACTGGGCCTATGCGCATGCCGTTGAGAAGCTCTGCGGCGTGGAGGTGCCCGTCCGGGCCGAATACCTCCGGGTCATTTTGGCGGAACTGACGCGGATCCAGAACCACGCCTGCCTTTGCGGCTTCTTGGTTCAGGATCTCGGGGCGAGCGGAACGCCGTTGATGTATGCCTTCAGGGAGCGCGAGAAGGTGCTGGACCTCTTTGAGGCAATCAGCGGCTCGCGGATGATGGGCAATTTCCAACGGTTCGGCGGATGCAGGGAGGATGCGAAACCGGAGTGGCTAGCAGCTGTGGCAAAACTCGTTGCTGAGTTTCCAAGTTTCCTCGACGAGTTTGAGGAGCTGCTTGCCGGGAACGAGATCATTCTGTCCCGGACGCAGGGGATCGGCGTGATGAAGGCCGACCAGGCCGTGAATGCGGGTGTCACGGGCCCGGTGCTTCGCTCGACTGGCGTCGCGCACGACTTGCGAAAGGTTGATCGGTACGGCGTGTATTCACGTTTTGAATTCTCCGTGCCGGTGGGAGCTCACGGCGATACGTATGACCGCTACATGGTGCGGCTCCTCGAATGCCGCGAATCACTCAAGATCCTCGCGCAGGCTTTGAAGGACATCCCCGATGGCCCCGTGCTCGACCCCAAGGCAAAACAGAAAGGTTTGAGGCCGAAGGCCGGTGAGGCCTATGGTCGCATCGAAGGCCCAAAAGGAGAGATCGGTTTCTATCTAATCAGTGACGGAGGTCCGAATCCCTATCGTTTCCGGATCCGTCCTCCCTCGCTCATCAACCTGACACTGCTCGAAGATATTTGCCTGGGGCAAACGCTTGCCGATGCCGTCGCCGTTCTCGGCAGCATCGACATCGTCCTGGGGGAGGTAGATCGCTGA
- a CDS encoding NADH-quinone oxidoreductase subunit C: METIEAIRDRILATFPGAEVTVVLNGSPSAQHSLRIGKAHALAIARWLRNDEALSLDQCSNVTGVDWPEREVTENKVKRIEPGCLEVVYHLYSISKRLGPVVIRMRTGNRTDDVTLPSLTPVWRACEFQEREVFDLFGVHFGGHPDLRRILMWDEFKDHPMRRDYVAPDDFDWEPTPHDDVLARAKENREKRTAAPAKEGGA; this comes from the coding sequence ATGGAAACCATCGAGGCCATCCGGGACAGGATCCTTGCCACCTTTCCGGGCGCTGAGGTTACCGTCGTCCTCAACGGTTCGCCCAGCGCCCAGCATTCGCTTCGCATCGGCAAGGCGCACGCGCTGGCGATCGCACGCTGGCTCCGCAACGACGAGGCGCTGTCTCTCGACCAATGCTCGAATGTCACCGGCGTCGACTGGCCCGAACGCGAGGTGACGGAAAACAAGGTGAAGCGAATCGAGCCGGGTTGTCTCGAGGTGGTGTACCACTTGTATTCAATTTCAAAGCGCCTTGGTCCGGTGGTGATCCGCATGCGCACCGGGAATCGCACCGATGACGTCACGCTTCCCTCGCTTACCCCGGTGTGGCGTGCCTGTGAGTTTCAGGAGCGGGAGGTGTTCGATCTGTTTGGAGTGCACTTTGGGGGTCATCCGGACCTGCGTCGAATTCTGATGTGGGATGAGTTCAAGGACCACCCGATGCGGCGCGACTACGTCGCCCCCGATGATTTCGACTGGGAACCGACTCCGCATGATGACGTCCTGGCCCGTGCGAAGGAAAACCGGGAAAAGCGCACTGCGGCGCCGGCGAAGGAGGGCGGCGCATGA